A genomic window from Planctomycetia bacterium includes:
- a CDS encoding DUF2071 domain-containing protein, which produces MKLPVVHGVIDRRMLVNYRVDAGVLAKLLPTPFEPKLHRGMGLVGICLIRLRNIRPSWLPSWLGIGSENAAHRAAVVWQAGNERREGVYVQRRDTNSRLNTLLGGRLFPGFHHHARFDVEETTERYSLKMTSDDGVTNLAVRGHIAPALPSGSVFTSLDEASRFFAAGSLGYSPTPDGKTFQGLELRCDGWHVEPLAVEEVRSSVFDDPTIFQPGSITFDHALLMRNIQHAWHEQEDLCCVPQTAAAVAAI; this is translated from the coding sequence ATGAAACTCCCCGTCGTCCACGGCGTGATCGATCGGCGCATGCTCGTCAACTATCGCGTCGACGCTGGGGTCTTGGCGAAATTGCTGCCGACGCCGTTCGAGCCGAAGTTGCATCGAGGAATGGGGCTCGTCGGCATCTGTTTAATACGCCTACGCAACATCCGGCCGAGTTGGTTGCCCAGTTGGCTCGGCATCGGTTCGGAGAACGCCGCCCATCGCGCTGCCGTCGTGTGGCAAGCGGGCAACGAGCGGCGCGAAGGGGTTTACGTCCAGCGTCGCGATACCAACTCGCGCCTCAATACGCTGCTCGGCGGCCGGCTCTTTCCCGGTTTCCATCATCATGCCCGGTTCGACGTCGAAGAAACGACCGAACGCTACTCCTTGAAGATGACGAGCGACGACGGAGTGACGAACCTCGCCGTTCGCGGACACATCGCCCCGGCCCTCCCCTCCGGTTCCGTATTTACCTCGCTCGACGAGGCTTCGCGGTTCTTCGCGGCCGGTTCGCTCGGCTACTCTCCGACTCCCGACGGCAAAACCTTCCAAGGTCTGGAGCTCCGTTGCGACGGCTGGCATGTGGAGCCGCTCGCCGTAGAAGAAGTGCGCTCCAGCGTGTTCGACGACCCGACGATCTTCCAGCCCGGCTCGATCACGTTCGACCATGCCTTGCTGATGCGCAATATCCAACACGCTTGGCATGAGCAGGAAGACCTGTGCTGCGTTCCGCAAACCGCGGCGGCGGTCGCCGCAATTTAG
- a CDS encoding aminopeptidase: MNDTRITKLAETLLDHSCRLARDENVLIEAIDLPDPALVCKLVEGAAARGANPYVTWKNQEILRSLYRTGSEANLAGAGAFEAARMKQMHAYIGIRGAANSSQMADVPHEQMDLYQKHWWHPVHSEVRVPKTKWVVLRYPTPSMAQSADMSTAAFEDFYFAVCTTDYVQMARDQEPLVKRMLAAEKVRLVAPGTDLTFSIKGMNVRPCHGQRNIPDGEVFTAPIRDSVEGTIRYNAPSRYQGIIFQEIEFEFRKGKIVRATCANAPDQLNKILDSDDGARYIGEWSIGCNNHIRKPMLDTLFDEKIGGSIHFTPGNAYDECDNGNRSRVHWDLVLIQTPEYGGGEIWFDDVLVRKDGKFLPDDLRGLNVGL, translated from the coding sequence ATGAACGACACCCGTATCACGAAGCTTGCCGAAACGTTGCTCGATCATAGCTGTCGGCTCGCGCGCGATGAGAACGTACTGATCGAAGCAATCGATCTTCCCGATCCAGCCCTCGTATGCAAGCTGGTGGAAGGGGCCGCCGCGCGCGGGGCGAACCCTTATGTAACGTGGAAGAATCAAGAGATTCTCCGAAGCCTTTATCGCACGGGAAGCGAAGCCAATCTTGCTGGGGCGGGAGCGTTCGAGGCGGCACGCATGAAGCAGATGCACGCCTATATCGGCATCCGCGGCGCAGCGAACAGCAGCCAGATGGCCGACGTGCCGCACGAGCAGATGGATCTCTATCAGAAACATTGGTGGCATCCGGTGCATAGCGAAGTTCGCGTGCCGAAGACGAAATGGGTCGTGCTGCGCTACCCGACCCCCTCGATGGCGCAATCAGCCGACATGAGCACAGCGGCTTTCGAAGACTTCTATTTCGCCGTCTGCACGACCGACTACGTGCAAATGGCGCGCGATCAAGAACCACTTGTCAAGCGGATGCTCGCGGCGGAAAAAGTTCGGCTAGTCGCACCGGGAACCGATCTCACGTTCTCAATCAAAGGGATGAACGTCCGCCCTTGCCACGGACAACGCAACATTCCCGACGGCGAAGTCTTCACCGCGCCGATTCGCGACAGCGTCGAAGGGACGATTCGCTACAACGCCCCCTCGCGCTACCAAGGGATCATCTTCCAAGAGATCGAGTTCGAATTCCGCAAGGGGAAGATCGTCCGTGCGACATGCGCGAATGCTCCGGACCAGCTCAACAAGATTCTCGACTCCGATGATGGAGCCCGCTACATCGGCGAGTGGTCGATCGGTTGCAACAACCATATTCGCAAGCCGATGCTCGATACGCTGTTCGACGAAAAGATCGGCGGCAGCATCCACTTCACCCCCGGCAACGCTTACGACGAATGCGACAACGGCAATCGAAGTCGCGTCCATTGGGATCTCGTCTTGATCCAAACGCCCGAATACGGCGGCGGAGAAATTTGGTTCGACGACGTACTGGTCCGTAAAGACGGTAAGTTTCTGCCGGACGACTTACGAGGGTTGAACGTCGGACTGTAG
- a CDS encoding C-terminal binding protein, with product MPKYKALITDYAWPDVEIERNVLAAGDCELVVADKTDADSLAKLAAPCDAIMTNWAKVPGTVIGAAPNCRIVARLGIGLDNIDVEYCTQHKIVVTNVPDYCLIEVAEHALALIYTQGRKTAFYHHETKSGKYALQAGAKLRRMEGQTVGLVGFGAIARALAKKLLGVGMKVVAFNRSRKDSLPGVEWRDLPELLRESDYVSLHVPSTPATKHLIGAKELAMMKPTAYLINTARGAVVDEAALGAALAAGQLAGAALDVQQQEPCDLSKPPFDDPRVIVTPHAAFVSEESLADLRRRTAQQVVDRLQGRVPPNVVNPVVL from the coding sequence GTGCCGAAATACAAAGCCTTGATTACCGACTATGCTTGGCCCGACGTGGAAATCGAACGGAACGTACTCGCCGCCGGGGATTGCGAACTCGTCGTTGCCGACAAGACCGATGCCGACTCGCTTGCCAAGCTCGCCGCTCCGTGCGATGCCATCATGACGAACTGGGCGAAGGTGCCGGGCACCGTGATCGGGGCTGCGCCGAACTGCCGTATCGTGGCGAGGCTCGGCATCGGGCTCGACAATATCGATGTCGAATACTGCACGCAGCACAAGATCGTCGTGACGAACGTGCCCGACTATTGCTTGATCGAAGTCGCCGAACATGCGCTGGCGCTGATCTATACCCAAGGCCGGAAGACCGCGTTTTACCATCATGAAACGAAGTCCGGGAAATACGCTTTGCAAGCCGGCGCAAAGCTGCGGCGCATGGAAGGGCAGACCGTCGGCCTCGTCGGATTCGGGGCGATCGCCCGCGCGCTTGCAAAGAAGTTGTTGGGCGTCGGCATGAAAGTCGTGGCGTTCAATCGTTCGCGGAAAGACTCGCTGCCGGGCGTCGAATGGCGTGACCTGCCCGAGTTGTTGCGTGAAAGCGATTACGTTTCGCTCCACGTGCCGAGCACGCCGGCGACGAAGCACCTCATCGGTGCGAAAGAGTTGGCGATGATGAAGCCGACGGCGTATCTCATCAACACGGCGCGGGGAGCGGTCGTCGATGAAGCGGCGCTTGGCGCGGCCTTGGCGGCCGGGCAACTGGCCGGGGCGGCGCTCGACGTGCAGCAGCAAGAACCGTGCGATCTGTCGAAGCCGCCGTTCGACGATCCGCGCGTGATCGTAACGCCGCATGCCGCGTTCGTCTCCGAAGAGAGCTTAGCCGATTTGCGCCGGCGAACGGCCCAGCAAGTGGTCGACCGGTTGCAAGGCCGCGTCCCCCCGAACGTGGTGAATCCGGTCGTGTTGTAG
- a CDS encoding GlsB/YeaQ/YmgE family stress response membrane protein: MFAIIGWAIFGLIVGLLARLLVPGRQAMGLLATMALGVVGSLIGGAITWMIHGAEPNMYQPSGWIMSIIGGIIVVVVALRMQRTA, from the coding sequence ATGTTTGCCATCATTGGCTGGGCAATTTTCGGTTTGATCGTCGGCTTGTTGGCGAGGCTCCTCGTTCCCGGACGACAGGCAATGGGCCTGTTGGCGACGATGGCGCTGGGCGTCGTCGGGTCGCTCATCGGCGGAGCGATCACTTGGATGATCCACGGTGCAGAACCCAATATGTATCAACCGTCGGGCTGGATCATGTCGATCATCGGCGGCATTATCGTCGTCGTCGTAGCGCTGAGAATGCAACGCACGGCATAG